Proteins encoded in a region of the Mesoflavibacter profundi genome:
- a CDS encoding LytR/AlgR family response regulator transcription factor, which produces MNCIIIDDEATARAIISQLCSNIPTLNVLEEFPNAIQAIKYLNQNEVDLIFLDIHMPDFTGFDFIDTLKNPPKIVLTTSDANFAIQAFEYDCIVDYLVKPVTPQRFGKAIQKANAKSISTPKKATPKTEDSSGDDLYVNIDRRLIKIDIPSIYLVEAKGDYIHVKTETKNYTVHSTLKKIQEKLPENLFLKVHRSYIINVDKIIDIEDNSVLIKKDVIPVSRSNRPELMKRLNLL; this is translated from the coding sequence ATGAATTGTATTATTATAGATGATGAAGCTACAGCAAGAGCAATTATTAGTCAATTATGTAGTAACATACCAACTTTAAACGTTTTAGAAGAATTTCCTAATGCAATTCAAGCCATAAAATATTTAAATCAAAATGAAGTAGATTTAATATTTTTAGATATTCACATGCCAGATTTTACCGGTTTTGATTTTATAGATACTTTAAAAAATCCACCAAAAATAGTATTAACAACATCCGATGCTAATTTTGCAATTCAAGCTTTTGAGTATGATTGTATTGTCGATTATTTAGTAAAACCTGTTACACCTCAACGTTTTGGAAAAGCCATACAAAAGGCAAATGCAAAGTCTATTTCTACACCAAAAAAGGCGACTCCTAAAACAGAAGATTCTTCTGGAGACGATCTATATGTAAACATAGATAGACGATTAATAAAAATAGATATACCTAGCATTTATTTAGTCGAAGCTAAAGGTGATTATATTCACGTTAAAACCGAAACAAAAAATTATACCGTACATTCTACATTAAAAAAAATACAAGAAAAATTACCAGAAAATCTTTTCTTAAAAGTCCACAGATCTTATATAATCAATGTAGATAAAATTATAGATATAGAAGATAATAGTGTACTAATAAAAAAAGATGTTATACCAGTAAGTAGGTCTAATAGACCAGAGTTAATGAAGCGATTAAACCTTTTGTAA